In the Symmachiella macrocystis genome, AAAGATCGAGGTGCGGTAGGAGGAAAATGCGCCGGCGATCATGGCCAGTTTTACCCGCTCATCTAAAATCGGCAGATAGGTCGCCAACGTTCCCCCGCCCGATAATCCTGCGACGCCGATTCGCTCGCCGTCGACTTCGTCGCGGGTTTGCAAAAAGTCGATCACCCGCATCGCATCCCAACACCGTAGGCCTTGCGGCGTCATGCCCATTAGTAGCGTGTTCATCGTCACCTGACGACAACTCCGCTGGACGTGCTTGACCCCGGGATCTTGGTCGCCGTGCGTCTCGTTCCACCCTCGTACAACGATTGCCGCGGTCACGTATCCATGCTCGGCCAAATACACCGCATAGTCGAGTGACAACTCTGCAGTCTTCTTCCGCTCTTTGTCATCCTGCCCTTCGCGAATGTAGGGATAGATCCCACTATGCCCATGCAGGCAGACGATCGCCGGTGTCTTCTCGGCAATATCGTGCGGGACAAAATAATAGACCGGCACCCAATACGATTCTTCGGAACGGACATAGATTTTATGCCGCGTGAACTTGTCGAACTTTTCCTCAGACTCCCATTTCACTTCTAGCGGTACGCGCTGCGGCATGCGGCCTAACAGTTGGACCATCTTATCGTGGAATTTCGCCTGCCACGCCTCATGCTCGGCGACCGTCGTCGCTTCCCACTGCATGCTTGGCTGGTTTGATTTCCCGAGTTGTTCGAAGTTCTCGTTGATTTTTTGTTGAACGACGGTCTCAGCGGCCGGTTCGTCAGCGGACGCGATGGTGGTTAACAACCCGACAATGATCGCCGGTACAACCAAAG is a window encoding:
- a CDS encoding alpha/beta hydrolase, producing MNIRVLRRYYTLVVPAIIVGLLTTIASADEPAAETVVQQKINENFEQLGKSNQPSMQWEATTVAEHEAWQAKFHDKMVQLLGRMPQRVPLEVKWESEEKFDKFTRHKIYVRSEESYWVPVYYFVPHDIAEKTPAIVCLHGHSGIYPYIREGQDDKERKKTAELSLDYAVYLAEHGYVTAAIVVRGWNETHGDQDPGVKHVQRSCRQVTMNTLLMGMTPQGLRCWDAMRVIDFLQTRDEVDGERIGVAGLSGGGTLATYLPILDERVKLAMIAGAFSSYRTSIFAMPHCICNCLPGVMQYGDMTEVVASYAPRPVLLINGIHDPIFPVAEAREGFAKLQRVYKLLGYGDRIDADFFDGPHAWSNYKTLEFLAAHFGE